A single region of the Streptomyces sp. NBC_00236 genome encodes:
- the pknB gene encoding Stk1 family PASTA domain-containing Ser/Thr kinase → MEEPRRLGGRYELGSVLGRGGMAEVYLAHDTRLGRTVAVKTLRADLARDPSFQARFRREAQSAASLNHPAIVAVYDTGEDYVDGVSIPYIVMEYVDGSTLRELLHSGRRLLPERTLEMTVGILQALEYSHRAQIVHRDIKPANVMLTRTGQVKVMDFGIARAMGDSGMTMTQTAAVIGTAQYLSPEQAKGEQVDARSDLYSTGCLLYELLAVRPPFVGDSPVAVAYQHVREEPQPPSNFDPEITPEMDAIVLKALTKDPDYRYQSADEMRADIEACLDGQPVAATAAMGAAGYGGYGGYDNDQPTTALRAADQNGAPTSMLPPVNPDDGGYGYDDRPDRRRQKKGNTSTILLIVAGILVLIGAILIGKSVFGGDGDSGDGTFGAPNMVGSTIQEAKLLADNTNTILKQGPKEECEQQPAGKICRQTPEKGAQVEENDTITVFVSSGAPKVEVPDVTEKSQESARKQLEEKGFTVTVNSVESSDADPGTVLDQTPKGNSKAEKNSEVKLTVATEKLIAVPPVTGRSWDQAVAQLTQLGFTNIGKSEVDNEKPAGEVVEQNPAADEKVGKNTSIILKVSKGPTQPATVAVPQVLGKPVSQAKAELAQAGFTNIQFAEGSSGDDNAFVTGSDPQPGTQADPAATTITLTTMGGGGGGNGNGLLGGGNGR, encoded by the coding sequence ATGGAAGAGCCGCGTCGCCTCGGCGGCCGGTACGAGCTGGGCTCGGTGCTCGGCCGTGGTGGCATGGCCGAGGTCTACCTCGCTCACGACACCCGGCTCGGCCGCACCGTAGCTGTGAAGACGCTCCGGGCGGACCTCGCCCGCGACCCGTCCTTCCAGGCCCGGTTCCGCCGTGAGGCCCAGTCCGCCGCCTCGCTCAACCACCCGGCGATCGTCGCGGTATACGACACCGGTGAGGACTACGTCGACGGGGTCTCGATCCCGTACATCGTCATGGAGTACGTCGACGGGTCGACGCTCAGGGAACTGCTCCACTCCGGCCGCAGACTGCTGCCCGAGCGCACCCTTGAGATGACCGTCGGGATCCTTCAGGCGCTGGAGTACTCGCACCGCGCCCAGATCGTGCACCGCGACATCAAGCCGGCGAACGTCATGCTGACGCGCACCGGCCAGGTCAAGGTCATGGACTTCGGCATCGCCCGCGCCATGGGCGACTCCGGCATGACGATGACCCAGACCGCGGCCGTCATCGGCACCGCCCAGTACCTCTCCCCGGAGCAGGCCAAGGGCGAGCAGGTGGACGCGCGCTCCGACCTGTACTCCACCGGCTGCCTGCTCTACGAGCTGCTGGCCGTCAGGCCGCCCTTCGTCGGGGACTCGCCCGTCGCGGTGGCCTACCAGCACGTACGGGAAGAGCCTCAGCCGCCCAGCAACTTCGACCCCGAGATCACGCCCGAGATGGACGCGATCGTGCTGAAGGCCCTCACCAAGGACCCCGACTACCGCTACCAGTCGGCGGACGAGATGCGCGCCGACATCGAGGCCTGCCTCGACGGTCAGCCGGTCGCGGCAACCGCGGCGATGGGCGCGGCCGGGTACGGCGGCTACGGCGGTTACGACAACGACCAGCCGACCACCGCCCTGCGGGCCGCGGACCAGAACGGCGCTCCGACGTCGATGCTGCCGCCGGTCAACCCGGACGACGGCGGCTACGGCTACGACGACCGCCCCGACCGCCGCCGGCAGAAGAAGGGCAACACCTCGACGATCCTGCTGATCGTCGCGGGCATCCTGGTGCTGATCGGCGCGATCCTCATCGGCAAGTCCGTCTTCGGCGGCGACGGGGACAGCGGCGACGGCACGTTCGGTGCGCCGAACATGGTCGGCTCGACGATCCAGGAAGCGAAGCTGCTCGCCGACAACACCAACACCATCCTCAAGCAGGGCCCGAAGGAGGAGTGCGAGCAGCAGCCCGCGGGCAAGATCTGCCGGCAGACGCCCGAGAAGGGCGCGCAGGTCGAGGAGAACGACACCATCACGGTCTTCGTCTCCAGCGGTGCGCCGAAGGTCGAGGTGCCGGACGTCACGGAGAAGTCCCAGGAGAGCGCCCGCAAGCAGCTTGAGGAAAAGGGCTTCACGGTCACGGTCAACTCCGTCGAGTCCTCCGATGCCGACCCGGGCACGGTCCTGGACCAGACGCCGAAGGGCAACTCGAAGGCTGAGAAGAACTCCGAGGTGAAGCTCACGGTCGCCACGGAGAAGCTGATCGCGGTGCCTCCGGTGACCGGCCGTTCGTGGGATCAAGCGGTGGCCCAGCTCACCCAGCTCGGCTTCACCAACATCGGCAAGTCCGAGGTCGACAACGAGAAGCCCGCGGGCGAGGTCGTCGAGCAGAACCCGGCGGCCGACGAGAAGGTGGGCAAGAACACCTCGATCATCCTCAAGGTGTCCAAGGGCCCGACGCAGCCTGCGACGGTCGCTGTTCCGCAGGTCTTGGGCAAGCCGGTGTCCCAGGCCAAGGCGGAACTGGCCCAGGCCGGCTTCACCAACATCCAGTTCGCGGAGGGCAGCTCGGGTGACGACAACGCCTTCGTGACCGGCAGCGACCCGCAGCCGGGCACCCAGGCCGACCCTGCCGCCACCACCATCACGCTCACGACGATGGGCGGCGGGGGCGGCGGGAACGGGAACGGTCTCCTGGGCGGCGGGAACGGCCGGTAG
- a CDS encoding DUF881 domain-containing protein, whose translation MSNSADSPPGPVRRTFRHPAKVLTAAVFALAGLIFVTSANTAKGTNIRTDSSLLKLSDLIQQRSEKNAVLNESVASVRDDIDTLAERDGGSTEAEDARLKALERAAGTAKLSGRAVSVTLNDAPQNATASPGYPDPQPNDLVIHQQDLQAVVNALWQGGARGIQVMDQRLISTSAVRCVGNTLILQGRVYSPPYKITAVGDPGKLEQALDASPAIQNYLLYVKAYGLGWKVDEREAVTLPGYSGTVDLHYAEPVK comes from the coding sequence TTGAGCAATTCTGCCGACTCTCCCCCAGGCCCGGTCCGGCGCACCTTCCGGCATCCGGCCAAAGTGCTCACGGCTGCCGTTTTCGCCCTGGCCGGCCTCATCTTCGTCACCAGCGCCAATACCGCCAAGGGCACCAATATCCGTACGGACTCCTCGCTGCTGAAACTCTCCGATCTCATTCAGCAACGCAGTGAGAAGAACGCCGTCCTGAACGAGTCCGTGGCCTCCGTGCGCGACGACATCGACACCCTCGCCGAGCGAGACGGCGGCAGTACCGAGGCGGAGGACGCCAGGCTCAAGGCGCTGGAGCGGGCCGCCGGCACCGCGAAGCTCTCCGGCCGAGCCGTCTCCGTCACGCTGAACGACGCCCCGCAGAACGCCACGGCGAGCCCCGGCTACCCCGATCCGCAACCCAATGACCTGGTCATCCACCAGCAGGACCTCCAGGCCGTCGTCAACGCCCTGTGGCAGGGCGGCGCCCGTGGCATCCAGGTCATGGACCAGCGGCTGATCTCCACCAGTGCGGTGCGCTGCGTCGGCAACACCCTGATCCTCCAGGGCCGGGTCTACTCGCCGCCGTACAAGATCACCGCGGTCGGTGACCCCGGAAAGCTGGAGCAGGCGCTCGACGCCTCCCCGGCGATCCAGAACTACCTGCTGTACGTGAAGGCGTACGGGCTCGGCTGGAAAGTCGACGAGCGCGAGGCGGTGACTCTTCCCGGCTACTCGGGCACAGTGGATCTCCACTATGCGGAGCCGGTGAAGTAG
- a CDS encoding class E sortase, producing the protein MAARTEDEEQTDEAAPPVRLRGRHPVATAVSVFGELLITAGLVLGLFVVYSLWWTNVLADREATKQGHTVRDRWADGPGALDTRDGIGFLHVPSMKNGEVLVKKGTDTETLNDGIAGYYTDPVKSALPSDKEGNFTLAAHRDGHGAKFHNIDKVRTGDAIVFETKDTWYVYKVFKELPETSKYNVDVLQAVPKGSGAKKAGRYITLTTCTPVYTSKYRYIVWGELVRTERVDHDRTKPAELL; encoded by the coding sequence GTGGCAGCGAGGACCGAGGACGAAGAGCAGACCGACGAGGCCGCGCCCCCGGTGCGGCTCAGGGGCCGTCACCCCGTCGCGACCGCCGTCAGCGTCTTCGGCGAACTGCTGATCACCGCGGGCCTGGTGCTCGGCCTCTTCGTCGTCTACTCGCTGTGGTGGACGAACGTCCTGGCCGACCGCGAGGCCACCAAGCAGGGCCACACCGTCCGCGACCGCTGGGCCGACGGCCCGGGCGCGCTGGACACCAGGGACGGCATCGGCTTCCTGCACGTCCCGTCGATGAAGAACGGCGAGGTGCTCGTCAAGAAGGGCACCGACACCGAGACCCTCAACGACGGCATCGCCGGCTACTACACCGATCCGGTGAAGTCGGCGCTCCCGTCCGACAAGGAGGGCAACTTCACCCTGGCCGCCCACCGCGACGGGCACGGGGCGAAGTTCCACAACATCGACAAGGTGCGGACCGGGGACGCGATCGTCTTCGAGACCAAGGACACCTGGTACGTCTACAAGGTCTTCAAGGAGCTCCCCGAGACGTCGAAGTACAACGTCGACGTCCTCCAGGCCGTGCCGAAGGGCTCGGGCGCCAAGAAGGCCGGCCGCTACATCACGCTGACGACGTGCACCCCCGTCTACACGTCGAAGTACCGCTACATCGTGTGGGGCGAGCTGGTGCGTACGGAGAGGGTCGACCACGACCGTACGAAGCCGGCGGAGCTGCTCTGA
- a CDS encoding aminodeoxychorismate/anthranilate synthase component II has protein sequence MSARILVVDNYDSFVFNLVQYLYQLGAECEVLRNDEVTTAHAQDGFDGVLLSPGPGTPEHAGVCVDMVRHCAATGVPVFGVCLGMQSMAVAYGGVVGRAPELLHGKTSPVIHAGRGVFAGLPSPFTATRYHSLAAEPDTVPEELEVTARTADGIIMGLRHRELAVEGVQFHPESVLTEHGHLMLANWLARCGDAGAVERSAGLAPVVGKAVA, from the coding sequence ATGAGCGCCCGCATCCTCGTCGTCGACAACTACGACAGCTTCGTCTTCAACCTCGTCCAGTACCTCTACCAGCTGGGTGCCGAGTGCGAGGTGCTCCGCAACGACGAGGTGACCACGGCCCACGCCCAGGACGGCTTCGACGGCGTCCTGCTCTCGCCGGGCCCCGGCACCCCCGAGCACGCGGGCGTCTGCGTCGACATGGTGCGGCACTGCGCGGCGACCGGTGTCCCGGTCTTCGGCGTCTGCCTGGGCATGCAGTCGATGGCGGTGGCGTACGGCGGCGTGGTGGGCCGCGCCCCGGAGCTGCTGCACGGCAAGACGTCCCCGGTGATCCACGCGGGCAGGGGCGTCTTCGCCGGTCTGCCCTCGCCCTTCACCGCGACCCGCTACCACTCGCTCGCCGCCGAACCGGACACGGTCCCCGAGGAGCTGGAGGTCACCGCGCGGACGGCCGACGGCATCATCATGGGGCTGCGCCACCGGGAGTTGGCGGTCGAAGGGGTGCAGTTCCATCCGGAGTCGGTGCTCACCGAGCACGGCCATCTGATGCTGGCGAACTGGCTGGCGCGGTGCGGTGACGCCGGAGCCGTCGAGAGGTCGGCGGGACTCGCGCCGGTGGTGGGCAAGGCCGTCGCGTGA
- a CDS encoding rhomboid family intramembrane serine protease — protein sequence MDQQPPGGQGPTPPAGGPVSCYRHPGRETAIRCTRCDRPICPDCMVSASVGFQCPDCVRQGSGTGHHPAAARPRTIAGGAVAADPRLITKILLGINAAVFLAVLADDALTNDLALLGQAPYYLGGPVEGVAEGQWYRLVTSMFLHEAVWHFAFNMLGLWWLGGPLEAALGRARYLALYLVSGLAGGALTYWLAPQNQPSLGASGAIFGLLGATVVLMRRLNYDMRPVFMILALNLVITFNPWGGIAWQAHVGGLIAGVLIGIGMVHAPRERRNLVQFGTCAAVLAAVVLIVVARTAALT from the coding sequence ATGGACCAGCAGCCACCGGGCGGCCAGGGCCCGACCCCGCCCGCCGGTGGTCCGGTCAGCTGTTATCGCCACCCCGGCCGTGAGACGGCGATCCGCTGCACCCGCTGCGACCGGCCCATCTGCCCGGACTGCATGGTCAGTGCCTCGGTCGGCTTCCAGTGCCCGGACTGCGTGCGCCAGGGGTCGGGTACGGGACACCACCCGGCCGCCGCCCGGCCGCGGACGATCGCCGGCGGTGCGGTCGCGGCCGACCCCCGGCTGATCACCAAGATCCTGCTGGGGATCAACGCCGCGGTGTTCCTCGCCGTGCTGGCCGACGACGCGCTGACCAATGACCTGGCGCTGCTGGGCCAGGCTCCGTACTACCTGGGCGGCCCGGTCGAGGGTGTCGCCGAGGGCCAGTGGTACCGGCTGGTCACATCGATGTTCCTGCACGAGGCGGTGTGGCACTTCGCCTTCAACATGCTGGGGCTGTGGTGGCTCGGCGGACCGCTGGAGGCAGCGCTCGGACGCGCCCGCTATCTCGCGCTCTATCTGGTCTCCGGCCTGGCGGGCGGCGCCCTGACCTATTGGCTCGCTCCGCAGAACCAGCCCTCGCTGGGCGCCTCGGGCGCCATCTTCGGCCTGCTGGGAGCCACGGTCGTCCTGATGCGCCGGCTGAACTACGACATGCGCCCGGTGTTCATGATCCTCGCGCTCAACCTGGTCATCACCTTCAACCCCTGGGGCGGAATCGCCTGGCAGGCGCATGTGGGCGGACTGATCGCGGGCGTACTGATCGGGATCGGCATGGTGCACGCGCCACGGGAGCGGCGGAACCTCGTGCAGTTCGGCACCTGTGCCGCGGTGCTGGCCGCGGTGGTCCTGATCGTGGTGGCGAGAACGGCGGCGCTGACATAG
- the crgA gene encoding cell division protein CrgA: MPKSRIRKKADFTPPPAKQATNIKLTNRSWVAPVMLALFLIGLAWIVVFYVTDGDLPIDSLGNWNIVVGFGFIAGGFGVSTQWK; encoded by the coding sequence GTGCCGAAGTCACGTATCCGCAAGAAGGCCGACTTCACGCCCCCTCCGGCGAAGCAGGCAACCAACATAAAGCTGACCAATCGCAGTTGGGTCGCGCCGGTGATGCTGGCGCTGTTCCTGATCGGACTGGCCTGGATCGTCGTTTTCTACGTGACCGACGGCGACCTGCCGATCGACTCGCTGGGGAACTGGAACATCGTCGTCGGCTTCGGCTTCATCGCCGGCGGCTTCGGCGTCTCGACCCAGTGGAAGTAG
- a CDS encoding class E sortase — protein MTPPRHGSDAGQDGPYEPGGFEAAVDHLADPLNDPLPGRHASPWFRAENTPAGQAVADGATPPQVSHGPQTAQDPPSEWYDPEGYERDWYGRQEPAQAPPVTGSPVAGAPVAPAEPLPRHEETVALRKAEPRRVVVADQAATAVLPVTTIRPQPDLGRDAGPGDGGPGEADGPDASAPATGGRAERRRAAKGRGRRRGDGQPETAAAGGPDATPPKPMSRVEARRAAKAAKDSPAVVVSRVVGELFISLGVLMLLFVTYQLWWTNVRADQIAGKETHKIQDDWAKGKRSPGVFAPGEGFAIIHIPKLDVVTPIAEGISKEKVLDRGMVGHYGEEPLRTAMPSDKQGNFALAGHRNTHGEPFRYVNRLKPGDPIVVETQDAYYTYEMTSVLPQTSPSNVSVIDAVPPQSGFKKPGRYITLTTCTPEFTSTYRLIVWGKMVDERPRSEGKPDALLD, from the coding sequence GTGACGCCACCCCGCCATGGATCCGACGCCGGACAGGACGGCCCGTACGAACCGGGCGGTTTCGAGGCGGCGGTGGATCACCTGGCGGACCCGTTGAACGACCCGCTGCCGGGGCGGCACGCGTCGCCGTGGTTCCGGGCGGAGAACACCCCCGCCGGGCAGGCGGTCGCGGACGGGGCGACGCCCCCGCAGGTGTCACACGGGCCACAGACGGCCCAGGACCCTCCGAGCGAGTGGTACGACCCCGAGGGATACGAACGGGACTGGTACGGCCGCCAGGAGCCCGCGCAGGCCCCGCCCGTGACCGGGTCGCCCGTGGCCGGGGCACCCGTCGCCCCTGCCGAGCCGCTGCCCCGCCACGAGGAGACCGTGGCGCTGCGGAAGGCGGAACCCCGGCGCGTAGTCGTCGCCGACCAGGCGGCGACCGCGGTCCTGCCGGTGACGACGATCCGTCCTCAGCCGGACCTCGGTCGCGATGCCGGCCCCGGGGACGGCGGCCCCGGGGAAGCCGACGGACCGGACGCCTCCGCTCCGGCCACCGGTGGACGGGCCGAGCGGCGCCGGGCGGCGAAGGGGCGCGGGCGCAGGCGCGGCGACGGGCAGCCGGAGACCGCGGCGGCGGGCGGCCCGGATGCCACGCCCCCGAAACCGATGTCGCGCGTCGAGGCACGGCGGGCGGCCAAGGCGGCGAAGGACAGCCCCGCGGTCGTGGTCAGCCGGGTGGTCGGCGAGCTGTTCATCTCGCTGGGCGTCCTGATGCTGCTCTTCGTCACGTACCAGCTGTGGTGGACGAACGTGCGCGCCGACCAGATAGCCGGCAAGGAGACGCACAAGATCCAGGACGACTGGGCCAAGGGCAAACGCAGCCCCGGCGTCTTCGCACCGGGTGAGGGCTTCGCCATCATCCACATTCCGAAACTCGACGTGGTCACGCCGATCGCCGAAGGCATCAGCAAGGAGAAGGTCCTCGACCGCGGCATGGTCGGGCACTACGGCGAGGAACCACTGCGCACGGCGATGCCCTCGGACAAGCAGGGCAACTTCGCCCTGGCCGGCCATCGCAACACCCACGGCGAGCCCTTCCGCTACGTCAACCGGCTGAAGCCCGGCGACCCGATCGTGGTCGAGACGCAGGACGCCTACTACACGTACGAGATGACGAGCGTCCTTCCCCAGACCTCGCCGTCCAACGTGTCGGTCATCGACGCGGTGCCGCCGCAGTCGGGGTTCAAGAAGCCCGGCCGCTACATCACCCTGACGACCTGTACGCCCGAATTCACGAGTACGTACCGTTTGATCGTCTGGGGCAAGATGGTCGACGAACGGCCGCGCAGCGAGGGGAAGCCCGACGCGCTCCTGGACTGA
- a CDS encoding class E sortase, with translation MSVRLIVRTFSELCITVGALIILFVVYVLFWTGVKAAGATEGQIDDLQNQWAHGAVTAPAPQATEETPKPSAPAPAPKAYRDGKPFAMLYIPRFGKDWEWPVLENTKVRTLQKGLGHYRGTAAAGATGNFAVAGHRRTYGDPFKDFPKLRPGDAVIVTDGTTWFTYRIDRKPYRTVPSDVGVIDPVPRKSGFDGPGRYLTLTTCEPEWGSSHRLIAWAHLDATQPVTDGKPAAFHS, from the coding sequence GTGTCGGTGCGACTGATCGTCAGGACGTTCAGCGAGCTGTGCATCACCGTCGGCGCCCTGATCATCCTCTTCGTGGTCTACGTCCTGTTCTGGACCGGGGTGAAGGCGGCGGGCGCGACCGAGGGACAGATCGACGACCTGCAGAACCAGTGGGCGCACGGGGCGGTGACCGCACCCGCCCCGCAGGCCACTGAGGAGACCCCGAAGCCGTCGGCCCCGGCGCCGGCCCCGAAGGCGTACCGCGACGGGAAGCCGTTCGCGATGCTCTACATACCCCGCTTCGGTAAGGACTGGGAGTGGCCCGTCCTGGAGAACACGAAGGTCAGGACCCTGCAGAAGGGGCTGGGGCACTACCGGGGCACCGCGGCGGCGGGCGCGACCGGCAACTTCGCGGTGGCCGGGCACCGGCGCACCTACGGCGACCCCTTCAAGGACTTCCCGAAGCTGCGCCCCGGTGACGCGGTGATCGTGACGGACGGGACGACGTGGTTCACGTACCGCATCGACAGGAAGCCCTACCGGACCGTGCCGAGCGATGTCGGTGTCATCGACCCGGTCCCCCGCAAATCCGGCTTCGACGGACCCGGCCGCTATCTGACGCTGACCACCTGCGAGCCCGAGTGGGGCAGCAGTCACCGCCTGATCGCCTGGGCGCACCTGGACGCGACCCAGCCCGTCACCGACGGGAAGCCCGCGGCTTTCCACAGCTGA
- a CDS encoding FtsW/RodA/SpoVE family cell cycle protein: protein MSVVTNTTTIGAIDAPSRRNTELMMMVFAIAISVFAYANVGLAIDGSLPSGMIGYSLGLILLGGVAHLVVRKFAPYADPLLLPLATLLNGLGLVLIWRLDQSERLIQRAENLFGTYTPDAPKQLMYSAIGVALMVGVLVILKDHRILQRYTYISMVAALILLIMPMFFPAVNGAKIWVSLGPFSIQPGEFAKIIIAVFFSGYLMVKRDALALASRRFMGMYLPRGRDLGPILVIWALSILILVFETDLGTSLLFFGLFVIMLYVATERTSWIVFGLLMSAVGAVGVSTFESHVQQRVDAWMDPFACYATDGACEQIGNAIMSFGSGGTLGTGWGQGHSDLIGFAANADFILSTVGEELGLAGMMAVLLIYGLIVERGVRTALAARDPFGKLLAIGLSGAFAIQVFVVAGGVMGLIPLTGMTMPFLAAGGSSVIANWALIGILIRISDTARRPAPTPAPSSDAEMTQVVRP from the coding sequence ATGAGCGTTGTCACCAACACGACCACGATCGGCGCGATCGACGCACCGAGCCGGCGCAACACCGAACTGATGATGATGGTCTTCGCCATCGCCATCTCGGTGTTCGCCTACGCCAACGTGGGCCTCGCGATCGACGGCTCGCTGCCTTCCGGCATGATCGGATACAGCCTCGGCCTGATCCTGCTCGGCGGCGTGGCCCACCTCGTGGTGCGCAAGTTCGCCCCGTACGCGGACCCGCTGCTGCTGCCGCTGGCCACACTGCTCAACGGGCTGGGCCTGGTGCTGATCTGGCGGCTCGACCAGTCGGAACGACTGATCCAACGGGCCGAGAACCTCTTCGGGACGTACACCCCGGATGCTCCGAAGCAGCTGATGTACTCGGCGATCGGCGTAGCGCTGATGGTCGGCGTGCTGGTGATCCTCAAGGACCACCGCATCCTGCAGCGGTACACCTACATCTCCATGGTCGCGGCGCTGATCCTGCTGATCATGCCGATGTTCTTCCCCGCGGTGAACGGCGCGAAGATCTGGGTCAGCCTGGGTCCCTTCTCCATCCAGCCCGGCGAGTTCGCGAAGATCATCATCGCGGTCTTCTTCTCCGGCTACCTCATGGTGAAACGTGATGCCCTGGCCCTGGCCAGCCGTCGTTTCATGGGCATGTATCTGCCCCGTGGACGAGACCTCGGCCCGATCCTCGTCATCTGGGCGCTGTCGATCCTGATCCTCGTCTTCGAGACCGACCTCGGCACGTCCCTGCTGTTCTTCGGCCTCTTCGTGATCATGTTGTACGTCGCTACGGAGCGGACCAGCTGGATCGTCTTCGGCCTGCTGATGTCCGCCGTCGGTGCCGTGGGGGTCTCCACTTTCGAGTCCCATGTCCAGCAGCGAGTGGATGCCTGGATGGACCCGTTCGCCTGCTACGCGACGGACGGCGCTTGCGAGCAGATCGGCAACGCCATCATGTCCTTCGGGTCCGGTGGCACCCTGGGTACTGGCTGGGGCCAGGGCCACTCCGACCTGATCGGCTTCGCCGCCAACGCCGACTTCATCCTCTCCACCGTCGGTGAGGAACTCGGTCTCGCCGGAATGATGGCCGTCCTGCTGATCTACGGCCTCATCGTCGAGCGCGGCGTCCGCACAGCCCTTGCCGCGCGTGACCCCTTCGGCAAGCTCCTCGCGATCGGCCTCTCCGGCGCCTTCGCGATCCAGGTCTTCGTCGTCGCCGGCGGCGTCATGGGCCTCATCCCGCTGACCGGCATGACGATGCCCTTCCTCGCCGCCGGTGGTTCGTCCGTGATCGCCAACTGGGCGCTGATCGGAATCCTGATCCGGATCAGCGACACGGCCCGTCGGCCGGCACCCACCCCCGCTCCGTCCTCCGACGCCGAGATGACCCAGGTGGTCCGCCCGTGA
- a CDS encoding peptidoglycan D,D-transpeptidase FtsI family protein, producing the protein MNKPLRRIAIFCGVLIFALLARTNYLQYVKADELNTRDENRRVRIERYAHERGNIIVDGGAEITGSAETKDSDFKYKRVWKNGPMWAPVTGYSSQAFGATQLESIEDGILTGNDDQLFFDNTMSMFTGDEKQGGNVVTTLNSAAQKAAFEGLGNKKGAVAALDPQTGAILALASTPSYDPSTFAGNSDKDSEAWQKLQKDKDKPMLNRALRETYPPGSTFKVVTAAAALENGLYTDIDADTKSPLPWRLPLTTGQPLPNEGNIPCENASLREALRMSCNTVFGKISDDLGNQKMIDQADKFGFNKEIFTPVRSAASIYPKDNRPQNAMAGIGQASNRATPLQMAMVVAAVANDGKLMQPYMVAKRQSPSLDDIYTHETEQLSQPISGENAQKLQQMMETVVNTGTGTNAKIDGVTVGGKTGTAQHGLKNSENPYAWFISYAKTDDGSPVAVAVVVEDSNANRDDISGGGLAAPIAKDVMKAVIDSKK; encoded by the coding sequence GTGAACAAGCCCCTGCGCCGGATCGCGATCTTCTGCGGCGTCCTCATCTTCGCCCTGCTCGCACGGACGAACTACCTCCAGTACGTGAAGGCCGACGAGCTCAACACCCGCGACGAGAACCGCCGCGTCCGCATCGAGCGGTACGCACACGAGCGCGGCAACATCATCGTCGACGGTGGCGCCGAGATCACCGGGTCCGCCGAGACCAAGGACAGCGACTTCAAGTACAAGCGGGTCTGGAAGAACGGGCCCATGTGGGCGCCCGTCACCGGTTACTCCTCACAGGCCTTCGGCGCCACGCAGCTCGAGAGCATCGAGGACGGCATCCTCACCGGCAACGACGACCAGCTCTTCTTCGACAACACGATGTCGATGTTCACCGGCGACGAGAAGCAGGGCGGCAACGTCGTCACCACGCTCAACAGCGCCGCCCAGAAGGCCGCGTTCGAGGGCCTCGGCAACAAGAAGGGCGCCGTCGCCGCGCTCGACCCGCAGACCGGCGCCATCCTGGCGCTCGCCAGCACCCCGTCGTACGACCCTTCGACCTTCGCGGGCAACTCCGACAAGGACTCCGAGGCCTGGCAGAAGCTCCAGAAGGACAAGGACAAGCCGATGCTCAACCGGGCATTGCGCGAGACCTACCCGCCCGGCTCGACCTTCAAGGTCGTCACCGCGGCAGCCGCTCTGGAGAACGGGCTCTACACCGACATCGACGCGGACACGAAGTCGCCGCTGCCCTGGCGTCTGCCGCTGACCACCGGGCAGCCCCTGCCCAACGAAGGCAACATCCCGTGCGAGAACGCCTCGCTCCGCGAAGCGCTGCGGATGTCCTGCAACACCGTCTTCGGCAAGATCAGCGACGACCTCGGTAACCAGAAGATGATCGACCAGGCCGACAAGTTCGGCTTCAACAAGGAGATCTTCACTCCGGTCCGCTCCGCCGCGAGCATCTACCCGAAGGACAACCGTCCGCAGAACGCCATGGCCGGCATCGGCCAGGCGTCCAACCGTGCCACCCCGCTCCAGATGGCCATGGTGGTCGCGGCGGTCGCCAACGACGGCAAGCTGATGCAGCCGTACATGGTGGCCAAGCGGCAGTCGCCCAGCCTGGACGACATCTACACCCACGAGACCGAGCAGCTCAGCCAGCCGATTTCGGGTGAGAACGCACAGAAGCTCCAGCAGATGATGGAGACGGTCGTCAACACCGGCACGGGCACGAACGCCAAGATCGACGGCGTCACGGTGGGCGGCAAGACGGGTACCGCTCAGCACGGTCTCAAGAACAGCGAGAACCCGTACGCCTGGTTCATCTCCTACGCAAAGACGGACGACGGCTCGCCCGTGGCCGTCGCCGTGGTCGTCGAGGACAGCAACGCCAACCGCGACGACATCTCCGGTGGCGGACTGGCCGCACCCATCGCGAAGGACGTCATGAAGGCCGTCATCGACAGCAAGAAGTGA